TCGACATGGTGATGGCATACGCGGGCTACCCGGTTCGGACCGCACTCGAGATCGGAGCTGGGACAGGCAAGGCAACCCGCCTGTTCGCTCAACGAGGGGTCATAGTCACCGCGACTGATCCTGACGGATCCATGCTCGCCGAGCTGCGCAAGCGCGTGCCGACGAACGTCGGAACGGTGCAGGCTGCGTTCGAGGACTTGCAACCGGGCAATCGGTACGGACTCGTCTATGCGGCAGCAGCGCTGCATTGGACGAAACCGGAGGGCCGGTGGTCGCGCATCGCCACGCTGCTGGAACCGGGCGGCGTATTCGCCTCATGCGGGGGGCCATTTCGACTGGCTGACCCGGCTGTAGAGGAAGCTGTCCGCGCGGCGCGAGCACCGTTCTTGGAGAGTGACGAGGTTGCGTCGCCTGACGGGACGCCTCCGGATCATGAGATGCAGTGGCCGGGTACAGAGTTGCAACGGTCTGACTGGTTCACCGGCGTTCAGCAGTCCGTGATCGAACGGCGCGTGACGATGAGCGCTCGCGACTACGTGGGGCATCTCTCCACCATCTCGGCCTATCTCGTCTTGCCGATCGCGGAGCGAGAGCACGCCTTGAGTCAGATCGAGCAGGTACTGCCGGACAGAGTCGAGATGGTCGCCGACATCACCGTCCATCTCGCGCGTCGGCGCCACGAGGATTGATCACGACATCTGGTCATGTCAGCCCGCCGGCCCTCGTGGTAGCGGCACGGCCGGTCAAGTTCGCCGCACGCCGGGCAGTTCTCCCAGTCGGCGGCGTCGTACGGCTCGATCTCCATGGGCACGTCATCGGTGGCGGGCAGCTCCAGCGCGGCGTGTGGCCGGGCCACGCCGAGAACGCGCTGGGACCAGTCCTCGGGCAGCGCGCGGACCTGCATGGCGAGTGCGGCGACCACGGCGGGCTGGTGCTCGATGAGGCGCTGCCACAGCGTGTCCGCCGTGGTCAGCGCGTCGGGCGATAACGTCATGTCGTCTTCTTCTGGACGGAGTTGTCGGGGGGATAGGAAGGCAGGCACGCGTACGCCGAGTCCCGGGTGATGTCGTAGCCGGTCATCGATGCCCCTGGTCGTCGTCGGATGCCTGCTAGGGATTAACGATGCGGGTGAGTGCCTCGCGGAAGACGGGGACGAGTTCCTTGTCCATCCGGTACGCGATGTTCTGGTGCCAGGACGGGTTGTCGGGGTTGGAGACGGGAGTGACGGGTGCCGGGGTGCCCTCCGGCCACCAGCCCTTGCGGACTCCCCGCGGCATGGCCCGGGTCAGTGCGTTGGACGGGCCGTTGAGCTTGCCGAGGACACGGCGGAGGTGGTCGGCGTCGAGGTAGCCGTCGCCGTCCACGATGACCATCTCGGCCATCCGGCGTCCGCCGGCGGGGAGGGAGCGGAGGTAGCGCTCGGCACGGTCGACGGTCCAGCCGGGGCGGACCGTGGTGACGGACAGCTCCGCGTGGTGCTGGGCGGCGAGCGCAACGATCTTCTCGGCGAACTCTTCGGTCGCGCCCTCGATGACGATTCTCATGGAGACCTTCCGGTGAATCCTTGCCCGGTTCTTCCCGGGCTCCATGGAGGATGCCGCTCCGAGGGTCCGCCCGTCTAGACCGGGGAGAAAGTTGGCGGAATTATGCACTCGTTCGGGTGGCCTGGTGGCACGGTGCGTCTCGCCTCGGATAACCTCTCCTTATCCGACGTCAGGACCGAGAGGGGGAGCGCGTGTTGAGCACCGACACCGAGCACCCGTCAGGAGAGGCCGACTCGACTCCCGTTCCGGCGGAGCGGTCCCCCTTGGTCGTTCAGTGGGCGGAGCGTCACGGCGTGGAGGTGGCTCGGCGTCTCGCGGACGCGGAGGACTTCGCGGACCAGGTCCAGCGGCGACTGCGACCGGCCAACACGACGGACACGTACGCGAAGGCGTGGAAGGTCTGGACCCGGTTCTGCGCGACGCAGGGGTTCCCCGAACTGGAGGCCACGCGCGGTGCGTTGGTGGCGTTCGTCGTGTGGCTGCTGGATCGGGGCCGGGTGGACGGAAGAGGGTACGCCGCCTCCTCGGCGAGCACGATCCTCGCCGGGGCCGTAGTCGAACTGCGCGGCCGCGGTGCGGAGGTGGGCCGGGACGACCAGGCACAGGTGCGGACGACGCTGGAGGCGGCAGCCGTGGAACTGCTGAAAGCGGGGGAGCGGCGCGGCCGGGGCCAGGCCGCCGCGGCCGAGGTCCCCGACCTGTACCGGGTGGCGAGGGCCTGCCCCGACACGCTCGCCGGGGCCCGGGACAAGGCACTCGTCCTGACCGGCTTCCACTACGCCTCGCGCGCACAGGACCCCGCCGGTCTCCTCGCCGGGGACGTCGTCCTCACCCCGCACGGCCTGGTGGTGTCGGTACTCACCGGCAAGACCAAGCACAGCGTCCGCGATGCGAAGATCAACTATCAACAGGACCCGGAGGTCTGCCCGGTGGAGGCCTGGAAGGCGTACCGGGCCCGCCTCGCCGCAGACGCCGAGCCGCGCTGGTCGCAGCCCGACGCGCCCGCGTTCGTCGGCGTCGACCGACATGGCAACGTCACCGGCGGCATGGTCCCCGACTCCGTCACCCGGGCCGTGAAGCGGATCAGCGTCCGCGCCGGCATCCCGCTCGCCTGGACCGGCCACTCCCTCCGCATCGGCCTGGCCACGACCGCCCGCAAGAAGGGCAAGGACGCCGTGGCCATCGCCGACCAGGGCGGATGGGCCCGGCACTCCCGCTCCATGAACGGCTACTTCCAGCGGGTCGACGGCTGGGAGGACAACGCCACCGCCGGCCTCACCTGACCACCGGACGGCGACCAGGGGGCCGCCCGCTGAGGACCATGCCGAGCCAACTCAAGAGGACCATGGCTCAGTGCCACGCCGTCACTTCCTCACTGGTGGTTGAGCCACGGCCGCATGGCTTCCATCCACATCTTTCTCGCCTTCTGGGCCTCCCCGGCAAGGTCGGCCAGCTTGGGAAACTCGCCTTCGATCATGACGAAGTCGCAGATCAGGGCACCGTCGACCAACGCTGTCCAGGTTTCGTGGAAGTGGGCGAAAGTCTGGCGGAGATGAGTCTCGTACGCCTCGATATGGCGAGACTGCAGTTCTCGATCCTCTGCCGCGCGGGTCACTTCCCACTGCGGGATCACTCGAACAAAAGATGACTTTTGTGGCGTATCCGAGCGATCGGGATCGAGCACCCCAGTCCCTCGGTGATGCAGCTCAACAGTCTCCAAGCACAGTGACATGAAGTCGTTTTCGCGAGTACATTCGGCGATTTCTCGGAATGCGGTGACGGTTCGCTCCAACATCCGGGCATCGTGAGACGTAAGCGCCTTGTTCAGTTCCTCAGCCAGAGCCTCGATCCGCCTGCCTGTGGCGCGAAGGTGCTCGGTGGACGACTTCCATGCCTGGATGACGTCGTCGAGAGGAACCGGCCAGTAGTCGTCTGATCCCTCCGGTTCCGGTTCGTTCTTGACGTCATCGAAGGACAACTGATCGTCATGGTCGGACATCGACAACCTCTCATGCCTTGACGGCCCGGTCGAAACACCGGTTCGGCTTGCAGAACTTGTTCTCACTCAATCACCGGGCGGCTGCGGCGGCCGCGCAGGGGACCAACGTTCAGGGACGTGATCTGGTCGAACTCGCCGTGCAGGAAGACGGCTTCGTCCCAGCAACAGGGGCCGGTGCCGGGACGAAGCGTGGACGACGGGTGCGTGGAGCGCGTGCCTCAGTCGTCCTGGAGGCTGGTGGTGGACCACTCGTTGGCGAAGTGCTCCATCTGCTTCAGCACCAGGTCGATGGCCTCCGGGGCCTGGTCCGGCGGGTAGTTGCGGCGGGCCAGGAGGCGCTTGATGGCGCTGCGCAGTCGGGCCCGGACCGGCTCGCGGGCGATCCAGTCCGGCTTGAGCTTGCTGCGTACCTCCGCGACCAGCTCGCGGGCGATCCCGGCCAGCACCTCGTCGCCCATCACCGAACGCGCCGTGCCGTGGTCGGCGACCGCGTCGTAGAAGGCGAGCTCGCGCCAGTCCAGCGGCGGGTCGAACTTCTCACCGCGCCGGCTGTCCTCCATGACCTCCTTGGCCATCTCGATCAGCTTGGCGATGAGCTCCGCGCTCGTGTACTGCTGCCGCATGTACCGGACCATGAGGTCCTGGAGCCGCTCGGAGAAGGTCGTGCGCCGCACGACGTTGTGCCGTGTCACCTCGCGCATCTTCTTCTCGATGAGTCGTCGTAGCGCCTCCGCCGCCAGGTGCGGGGTCTCGCTGTTCAGCAGCCGGCCGACGAGCGCGTCGTTGAGCTGCGTCAGGTCGGCGGTCTCCAGGCCGGCCTCCGCGAACAGGTCGGTCACGCCGCTGGTCTCGACGACCGAGGAGGTCAGCTGAGCCAGGTACAGCTCGACGTCACGGGCCACTGGCAGGCCGCGTGCCTCGCGGTCCATCGCGTCGTACTTCGCCATGTAGGCGCGGACCTCGACGAAGAACTGGATGTCCCGCCGCCAGGCCGGGTGGTCCGGGAACCGCTCGCCGATGTTCGTGGCGCTGCCGCACAGCGCGTAGAAGCGCTCCAGCCGGTGGGCGTGGTCGCGGAAGCGGCGCCCGAGGGTCTGCCGGGGATCGTCCAGCTTCTCCGGGTCGTTGCCCGCAGTCTGCGGGTCCCGCAGGTAGTTGGCGGCCCGGATGGCGGCGTCGATGAACGCCGTCCTCACCGGCATGGCCAGCCGTTCCCGCCAGCCGAAGCCGCGCAGGATGTCGGAGAGCACGTCGTACTCGTTGCGCAACTCGTCCAGCGCCCGGTCGAGGTCCTGGCCGAGCGTGCGGTCCTCCTGGTCGGCCTCGGTGTACTCGGCGATCGCCCGCTGGAGGTTCTCCGTCAGTGGCGCGTACCCGACGAGGAGGCCGTCCTGCTTGGCACGGAAGCGGCGGTTGACGCGGGCCAGCGCCTGCATCAGATTGGCGCCCTTGAGCGGCCGGTCCAGGTACATCGTGTGGACCGGCGGGGCGTCGAAGCCGGTCAGCAGCATGTTGTTGACGATGAGCAGCTCCAGCTCGTCGTCGGGGTCCTTCGCCCGGTTGATGACCGCCTTGCGCCGACCGTCGCTCAGGGAGTGGGCGAGCAGGTGGTCGGGGTCCTTCCGCGAGTTCGTGGAGAAGACGACCTTCATGGCGCCCTTGTCGATCTCGTCACTGTGCCACTCGGGCCGCAGCTCGCGCAGGGCGTCGTAGACGCGGACGCAGATCTCCCGGGTCGCGCACACGACCATCGCCTTGCCGGCCGCACCGCCCTTCTCCGAGACGCCGACGAACGGCTGCATCCGCTCGCGCCGCGCCTCCCAGTGCTTCACCAGGTCGTCGGCGAGGTCCCGAATGCGGGCGGGCGTGCCGTACATCGCGTTCATCGTGGCGACGGCCTGCTCGACGCGGCGGCGCTCGGTGTCGTCGAGGCCGTCGGTGATGCGGTCGGCTTCCTCGTCGATCTTCGTGGGATCGACGTCCTTGTCCAGGACGAGCGAGATCACCCGGCTCTCGTGGAAGACCTTGACGGTGGCCCCGTCGTCGGCGGCCCGCTTGAGGTCGTAGACGTCGATGTAGCCGT
The Streptomyces sp. M92 DNA segment above includes these coding regions:
- a CDS encoding class I SAM-dependent methyltransferase → MSGRALSFGVVAGAYERFRPGYPVELFDMVMAYAGYPVRTALEIGAGTGKATRLFAQRGVIVTATDPDGSMLAELRKRVPTNVGTVQAAFEDLQPGNRYGLVYAAAALHWTKPEGRWSRIATLLEPGGVFASCGGPFRLADPAVEEAVRAARAPFLESDEVASPDGTPPDHEMQWPGTELQRSDWFTGVQQSVIERRVTMSARDYVGHLSTISAYLVLPIAEREHALSQIEQVLPDRVEMVADITVHLARRRHED
- a CDS encoding integrase, with product MSTDTEHPSGEADSTPVPAERSPLVVQWAERHGVEVARRLADAEDFADQVQRRLRPANTTDTYAKAWKVWTRFCATQGFPELEATRGALVAFVVWLLDRGRVDGRGYAASSASTILAGAVVELRGRGAEVGRDDQAQVRTTLEAAAVELLKAGERRGRGQAAAAEVPDLYRVARACPDTLAGARDKALVLTGFHYASRAQDPAGLLAGDVVLTPHGLVVSVLTGKTKHSVRDAKINYQQDPEVCPVEAWKAYRARLAADAEPRWSQPDAPAFVGVDRHGNVTGGMVPDSVTRAVKRISVRAGIPLAWTGHSLRIGLATTARKKGKDAVAIADQGGWARHSRSMNGYFQRVDGWEDNATAGLT
- a CDS encoding type I restriction endonuclease subunit R — encoded protein: MTNEDDGRENHRPHEADWELLALEELAELAWEPAPGNAFAPGSDHRKSWDDLILYPDLREAVERLNPGLPPDAVREAVATAATPASQDTYEENRTAHEYLTTGIRSVTYTDAFGAEHNPTIRLVDLDDSDANVYRALNQVTVIDGEKNRRFDVVLYVNGLPLAVLELKRAGDEDATLQTAHSQVARYVQEFPTAFRYNAVVLLSDGITAKYGTPFTPYEHFAPWNTDEFGNRVDVLEAEGIWDSGQNLALHGLFTQPRFLSLVRSFINFVPSKRMKRIAKPHQFYAVTRAVEAVREAAASDGKAGVVWHTQGSGKSEEMVLTTTMVMRDPALLNPTVVVITDRTDLDDQLFSTFLESEVLPESPHQVQTRAELREKLAAKNVGGILFTTLQKFGRTKEEKESGADHPLLSDRRNIVVVVDEAHRSHYDSLDGYARHLRDALPHATLLAFTGTPISEADRNTREVFGDKGEYNGYIDVYDLKRAADDGATVKVFHESRVISLVLDKDVDPTKIDEEADRITDGLDDTERRRVEQAVATMNAMYGTPARIRDLADDLVKHWEARRERMQPFVGVSEKGGAAGKAMVVCATREICVRVYDALRELRPEWHSDEIDKGAMKVVFSTNSRKDPDHLLAHSLSDGRRKAVINRAKDPDDELELLIVNNMLLTGFDAPPVHTMYLDRPLKGANLMQALARVNRRFRAKQDGLLVGYAPLTENLQRAIAEYTEADQEDRTLGQDLDRALDELRNEYDVLSDILRGFGWRERLAMPVRTAFIDAAIRAANYLRDPQTAGNDPEKLDDPRQTLGRRFRDHAHRLERFYALCGSATNIGERFPDHPAWRRDIQFFVEVRAYMAKYDAMDREARGLPVARDVELYLAQLTSSVVETSGVTDLFAEAGLETADLTQLNDALVGRLLNSETPHLAAEALRRLIEKKMREVTRHNVVRRTTFSERLQDLMVRYMRQQYTSAELIAKLIEMAKEVMEDSRRGEKFDPPLDWRELAFYDAVADHGTARSVMGDEVLAGIARELVAEVRSKLKPDWIAREPVRARLRSAIKRLLARRNYPPDQAPEAIDLVLKQMEHFANEWSTTSLQDD